In Gracilimonas sp., the DNA window GTTTAGCTACCCCACCGTAGGTCTTCGCCATTACCGTGGTGATCGCCGCCGTCAAAGTCGTCTTGCCGTGGTCTACGTGTCCTATCGTTCCCACGTTCACATGGGGCTTGTTCCGTTGAAAGGTCTCTTTTGCCATGATTACTTAATTTTATCTTAGTGTTTAATTTCTTTTAT includes these proteins:
- a CDS encoding GTP-binding protein, producing the protein MAKETFQRNKPHVNVGTIGHVDHGKTTLTAAITTVMAKTYGGVAK